The DNA region GGGCCTACTCCGACACGAGATCCATCGCCAAGCTCCTCCACCAGTACGGAGCCTTTGCTTGCTTCGATTTTGCCGCGAGGTGAGTCCGGTTATTGTAGTGATGGGATCCGAGTTATGACCGTTCACTTACTTAACCATCCTGATTTGATTTAAAATCTAAAGTTTTTTTGGTGGGTTCGTATTTGCAGTGGCCCTTATGTGGAGATCGACATGAGAATAGGAGAGATCGACGGGTACGATGCGATCTTCCTAAGTCCACATAAGTTCTTGGGCGGGCCGGGGAGTCCCGGAGTACTGCTGATGAGCAAGGCCCTATATCAGCTCACGTCCTCAGCGCCATCCACCTGTGGAGGTGGTACAGTCGAGTATGTCAATGGCTTTAATGAAAAGGTAAACTAAAACATACTTCTCCGTCGGTCAATGAACTCAATTCGGCCATaaatatgaagtttgaaaGCTGATCTGATCAAACCTCCTTTCACTGCCAATTTCGCAGGATACGATATACATAGAGAACATAGAGGAAAGGGAGAACGCAGGGACTCCCCAAATCATCCAGACGACAAGAGCAGCAATGACCTTCTGGATAAAAGACTACATGGGGTACCAAGTGATCAAGAAACTCGAGCACGACTACATAACAGAAGCAATAAAGAGGCTGCTTCCGAACACAAACATCGAAATTCTTGGCAACAAAGCCACAGATCGACAAGCTATTTTGTCGTTTCTGATATACTCGACCACTActgcatcatcatcatcatctccaACGATCAAAGGGCGAGATGGTGATGACCGGGGCAAAGGAAGAGCAGAGGGAGGGCTTTACATGTGGGGAGAAGTCGGTAACAGGAGAGACAAGCCTCTTCATGGGGCTTTCGTTGCAACCTTGTTGAATGACCTCTTTGGGATTCAAGCAAGAGGTGGATGCGCTTGTGCGGGACCTTATGGTCATTCCTTGCTCGGTATCACGGAGACTCGGTCACTTGCTATTAGATCCATCATCGAAAAGGTAAGCACAAGCGATTTATGCAAACGTTCCCTCTAAAAACCTGCTCCTCTCTTCAGTCTTCACATCAGGACAACTATATTATACGGCATTGATTCCATTGTCTGAGTTAAAACTACGAAAGGTATGCAAGGAAATAAAGATCCACAGCCTTAGGTTATGTCATTCCATTCCGTTGTCAATTTATTATACTGCACCATGAAGAACCCGATCTCTTGCACAGAATGGTAGAGAGACATGATATACTTCTAACACAGAAAGAGTCTTAATATTGCAGGGTTACCTCGGGGTAAAGCCCGGGTGGACCAGGATCAGCTTTCCCTACTACATGTCTCACGAGGAGTTCGAGTTCATCCTCGCTGCATTGGAATTTCTGGCTATTTATGGACAGCGGTTCCTTCCTCTCTACCGCTTCAACCTGAGAACGGGAAACTGGGCATTCAAGAAGGAAGCCTTTAAGGACCTCGTGCGTAAGGACATGAACTGCAATTATGGGGCAGTATCATTGGCCCGAAATTCCCACAGTGACGGAAGTTCAAAGAATGCTGATATCGCAAAAGAGTACGCTGCGTACCTCAAATGTGCGAGGTATGTTGCAGGACTCCTGCCCAAGTTCCCATCGCCACATCAGCTTTCAGAAGGCATCGATCAAGACCTGCTGTACTTCCGAATGTAGTTCTGATAATTGACTTGAAGCTGAGAGATTCACGACAGAGTATGCAAATCGTCGATCATAGCAAATATAAATCTATAAAATAGGGAGACttcaaattcataaaaaagaaaatgaaaaaataaaaacgaaTTAGTGTAACTAATGTGGTCATGGCAAGTAACAAAAACCGGGACTGACTACCCTGCACCGGTGTTTGATTGTAACAAGAATGATAATAGTAATCACACTTCAACTatttattgaataatatacaatatattcTACTTCAAGAAAAAGGTCGTCTCCGCGATGACCACCATCCGATCATTCTCAGCACTTCTCAACTGGCGACTTGAGTCTTGCATGTGGCAgtttacaaaaaaaacattCACGTTAACACATGTTACTCCAAAGAATCACGCAATCAGCTCAAACACCTGCTCCAGGGATTTCTGTCATGCAGGCAGCTGCTCGATTTCGccacaattattatttactcGCATTTGGCACAAGATCACTATGATTACGATAGTATGCTTTCCCAAATTAAGTCATGCCTGTCTGCAGGAGGATAAGAAACTCTGCAAGTCTTGAAGGTTCCAATGTTACCTTGGCAGATATCCAGCACAAGTTGTCAAGTCCAAACATTTCTTCTCGATTACTCGAGCTGCCAAAAAGAGATAATGAGACTACATTTACATTAGACATCTCCGTCCAAGAGGGAAATAAGTTACAGATCTAAACTAACTGCACAGGTAGCATCGAAAACATAAACCATTGTAGCAGATCAATCAagttgagaaaaatataacaTATACTTACGAGCACAAGCTCTGATTACAGCATTAACATATACTTACGAGCACAAGGTCTTATACTGCGTGTTTGGCTGGCTGCAAATTGAATTGATATCTGTCGGTAGGACACATGAAGGAGACACAGATTGAGAGATGTTTGAGACTTCCAATTGTGTTAATGAAATCTAATCTAAAATTtgtaacttaaaaaaaatctaatctaaaattaagaaaatatgaaaCTTCTTATTTTCTAAATGAAATCTAATCTAAAATTTGTTCTTGACGTTATTATATGCAGCAAAAAGGCACATTCGAGACAGGACAAGAAGATAGTAATGAAGTTTCTGAGGAGTTGAAGCTGAGGAAGAGCTCACCCCAGCAGAATCCAAGGCGGAGTCCGATTTCGAGGACTTCGCGAAGGAGGTCCGAGAGCTAACAGAGGTACTCGTAGGGAAAGCACAAAACAATATGCGCGAGCTTATTTCTGCATTTGCACAAATCCTCTCATTCAGTCTTCCTCGGGGTGAATGTTGGATTCTAAAACAGAGGGGGTTATTAAGGACGAGAAGGGAAGTTTCCCGGATCGTTATGGGTTCGTGATGTATAGGGTATATGTCTTAGTTATGGTGGTCGCTTCAATCCTCTTTATGGGTGTGTCGTTGCCGATTATACCACGGTGTCACTAGGGTGGTAGATTGCAAATCGAGTGGAATGTGTCTGATCTCTTGTAGCTTTGCTTAATCAATGGATGTTTACTcgacttttaatttaattaatatcacAGTACAGGAGTGTTTCTCTGCTATGTGCCATGAAAATCGGTTCCTTTACTAGAGGATGTTGTAAGCTGTCATTTGTTGAATGACTGGGCGAGTAACGATCAAAATGGGAAGAAATTGATCAGACGCATGCTGTTGAAGACTCCCACTCcagtatatatatgcaatggGAACTTGTCCTCTGCATTAGTTGTGACGGTCTGTTGATCTTCGGGCCGCAGCCGCCGAACACCGTCCTTCCATCAGTTCACTACATCTGCAATCCCATAACACAGGAGCATCGCGTCCAAGGTGAATTAAGATTTCCTATGTGGCTTCTATTTTCACTGATCATCTGCAAAGGAATTgtacaaatatataatgagtTAATATATTTCACTGATCACCTGAACACCATCCTATTgttcatttttcaaattttataatgaGTTAATTGTACAAATATTTACGGTTATTCCGCTATTTATTGCagggatacaactttatatatatatatatatatacatacatatatagattccCTAACTTCTCACTATCTAATGGCTCtcaattaattgaattattttttaagggTATTTTGGGGGAAGGAAAGTCACCTTAACTACTTTCCTTCTCCCATTATTAATTCTAGAGCATGATCCGCGCTATGcatcaatttttaattgaaaattaaatcacGTGAAATATtatagataattttttttatatatgcattatatattaaagaTACTAGTTTATTAATAATTGCTACATGTACTAATCTTGTCTAAATTACCGACTTTGAAaagtaaatagaaaaaattgatatattatTATGCTGAGGAAAGAGAAATAAGAGAGAATGTTGGAGGATACACTAGGAAGAGAAatgagaaagggaaagagcattgcggGAGGAGTTGAGAGTTGGTagttacaaaataaattaaatttacataATCACCCTTAAACTTCCATTCATCTAATGATTAGCAATTAAACTTCATATTCTTTATGggtattttcataaaaaggAAAGTTAGACAAACTAACTTCCTTCTCCAATTTGTAGTTTAGATAGATACATAGGGTTAGAAAGCAACTACTACTCCCTGTCTTAACCgcctaaaatttgaaaagaaaaaagaaaaattggtcCCGCATATTGTCGGGCGACGTTTCTATGCTTAATAGGCACGTGATGTTTTTCCCGCTAGCACATTAGCATTGTCGAGCTCAGACGCTCGACGCTTCGTGGCTTGGGTCTTTTTTCGGGAACTTTGGTATTCGTAAACCATGACTTGGGTCTTTTAAACCTCGAGTTAATCAAGGTCGTCCACTATAGGCATGCTGGCCACATGTCACATAAATAGCCCTCTGATCAGGACGTTGCATAATCTAGTCCGTTCAGTGTCCTTTGTAATCACATATGTATAGGACATTTTCTAAACTGTATAGAGAGAACCACCGAGGCCTGACAACCTGGTGGTTAAGGCTTGATC from Punica granatum isolate Tunisia-2019 chromosome 3, ASM765513v2, whole genome shotgun sequence includes:
- the LOC116199268 gene encoding uncharacterized protein LOC116199268, with product MEIKQQGEAPSTPKPINSINNNHGRNLKVENRSFTPATTLESGVPLQDASFEKKLSWLRPQIIGADADFQSPFGKRLITYADHTASGRSLRYIEDFIVNNILPSYGNTHTTDSYVGHRTTKMVEEAIQYMKRCLGCGPEGALLFCGSGSTGSIKRLQEVMGISVPSILRDRVLKILPNEERWVVFVGPFEHHSNLLSWRQCLAEVVDIGLDDNGLVDMEGLRDKLEYFKDESRPLLGSFSACSNVTGAYSDTRSIAKLLHQYGAFACFDFAASGPYVEIDMRIGEIDGYDAIFLSPHKFLGGPGSPGVLLMSKALYQLTSSAPSTCGGGTVEYVNGFNEKDTIYIENIEERENAGTPQIIQTTRAAMTFWIKDYMGYQVIKKLEHDYITEAIKRLLPNTNIEILGNKATDRQAILSFLIYSTTTASSSSSPTIKGRDGDDRGKGRAEGGLYMWGEVGNRRDKPLHGAFVATLLNDLFGIQARGGCACAGPYGHSLLGITETRSLAIRSIIEKGYLGVKPGWTRISFPYYMSHEEFEFILAALEFLAIYGQRFLPLYRFNLRTGNWAFKKEAFKDLVRKDMNCNYGAVSLARNSHSDGSSKNADIAKEYAAYLKCARYVAGLLPKFPSPHQLSEGIDQDLLYFRM